Proteins from a single region of Scytonema millei VB511283:
- a CDS encoding peptidase domain-containing ABC transporter has protein sequence MVSLFNKKYPCVLQASEEDCGAACLATICRHYGRVLSINRSREAVSTGQLGTTMLGLRRGSESLGFNTRPVKASREVVGRINDIPLPAIAHWQGNHWVVLYGRQGKNYVIADPAAGIRYLSRRELMKAWNGILLLLTPDPNSFHTWEEEDSLGGFARFFQRILPYRAVLIEALGINLVLGLLALTSPFLIQILTDDVLVRGDVQLLSVVIAAVVVTTLFSSTMQLLQTTMIAHFSQKLQLGLVLEFGRKLLHLPLDYFETRRSGEIVSRLRDITEINQLVSQIVAYLPSQFFVALVSFGFMLFYSWKLTVAVMAIATIMILSTLPFLPVLRQKTRSLLVLSAENQGVLVETFKGAMVMKTTAATPQFWDEFQSRFGRLAHLTFSTIKIGIINGVFTQTLSSLGGIALLGFGSTLVINKELSIGQMLAFNTMQINVVGLINSLVGLTDEYFRSQTAVNRLLEVIDATPEAVGDIRKPFAEILPDVDIECTNLYFHHAGRVDLLEDFSVTIPGGQVIALIGQSGCGKSTLAKLIAGLYQPQSGNIRIGTYNLSDIAIDCLRQQVVLIPQEPHFWSRSILENFRLGNPHLPFEQIVKACQIADADSFISQLPNKYQTVLGEFGANLSGGQRQRLAIARAIVSDPPILILDEATSGLDPVSEFQVLERLLNYRKGKTTIIITHRPSAIDRADWVVLLDRGKLQLQGSLSVLRNKPDENLRFFLP, from the coding sequence ATGGTTAGCCTGTTTAACAAAAAATATCCATGTGTCTTACAGGCAAGCGAAGAAGATTGCGGGGCAGCTTGTCTAGCTACAATTTGCAGGCATTACGGACGGGTTTTAAGTATTAACCGTTCTCGGGAAGCGGTTAGTACTGGACAGTTGGGAACGACAATGTTGGGCTTAAGGCGTGGTTCGGAGTCTTTGGGTTTCAACACTCGACCAGTTAAAGCTTCGCGAGAGGTTGTGGGCAGAATCAATGACATTCCCCTACCGGCGATCGCGCATTGGCAGGGCAACCACTGGGTAGTATTGTACGGGCGACAGGGTAAGAATTACGTCATTGCCGATCCAGCTGCGGGTATTCGCTACCTAAGCAGGCGAGAATTAATGAAAGCATGGAATGGTATCTTGCTTTTGCTAACTCCCGATCCCAATAGCTTTCATACTTGGGAGGAAGAAGATTCTTTAGGCGGCTTTGCCCGTTTTTTTCAACGGATATTACCTTATCGAGCGGTATTAATTGAGGCTTTGGGCATTAATCTTGTCTTAGGTTTACTTGCCTTAACTAGCCCATTTTTAATTCAAATTCTCACAGATGATGTTCTAGTACGGGGAGATGTTCAACTACTCAGTGTTGTTATAGCTGCTGTGGTAGTTACAACTCTGTTTAGCAGTACAATGCAACTATTACAAACTACAATGATTGCTCATTTTAGTCAAAAGTTGCAGTTAGGGTTAGTGTTAGAATTTGGACGTAAACTTTTGCATCTACCTTTAGATTATTTTGAAACTCGCCGCAGTGGAGAAATTGTCAGTCGCTTGCGAGATATTACTGAAATCAATCAGTTGGTTTCGCAAATTGTTGCCTATCTACCCAGCCAGTTTTTTGTTGCCTTAGTTTCGTTTGGCTTCATGCTGTTTTATAGCTGGAAACTGACTGTTGCGGTGATGGCGATCGCCACAATTATGATTTTATCAACACTACCGTTTTTACCAGTTCTACGACAGAAAACGCGCAGTCTTCTCGTTTTATCGGCGGAGAATCAGGGTGTTTTGGTAGAAACTTTTAAAGGCGCAATGGTGATGAAGACTACAGCGGCTACACCCCAATTTTGGGATGAGTTTCAAAGTCGTTTTGGTCGCTTAGCTCATTTGACTTTTAGTACAATTAAAATTGGCATTATCAACGGTGTTTTTACCCAAACGTTAAGTAGTCTTGGTGGCATCGCTTTACTAGGATTCGGTAGCACTTTGGTAATTAATAAGGAACTCAGCATCGGGCAAATGCTAGCGTTTAACACGATGCAAATTAATGTTGTTGGTTTAATTAATTCTCTAGTTGGTTTAACGGATGAATATTTTCGTTCTCAAACAGCCGTCAATCGTCTTTTAGAAGTGATTGATGCAACTCCAGAAGCGGTTGGAGACATTCGTAAGCCCTTCGCTGAAATTTTACCAGATGTAGATATTGAGTGTACGAATCTCTATTTTCATCATGCTGGTAGAGTCGATCTACTCGAAGATTTTTCAGTCACGATTCCTGGCGGTCAAGTTATTGCTTTGATCGGTCAATCTGGATGTGGTAAAAGTACTTTAGCCAAATTAATTGCAGGGCTGTATCAACCTCAATCGGGAAACATTCGGATTGGGACGTATAATTTGTCAGATATCGCTATTGACTGTTTGCGTCAGCAAGTTGTTTTGATTCCTCAAGAACCTCATTTTTGGAGTCGTTCGATTTTAGAAAACTTCCGTTTAGGAAATCCTCACCTCCCATTTGAGCAAATTGTTAAAGCTTGTCAAATTGCAGATGCCGATAGTTTTATCAGTCAATTACCTAATAAATATCAAACAGTTCTAGGAGAATTTGGCGCAAATTTATCTGGCGGACAGCGACAAAGATTAGCGATCGCCCGCGCTATTGTCAGCGATCCACCTATTCTCATCTTAGATGAAGCAACTTCTGGACTCGATCCGGTGAGTGAATTTCAAGTTTTGGAGCGATTGTTAAACTACCGCAAGGGTAAAACTACAATTATTATCACCCATCGTCCGAGTGCGATCGATCGCGCTGATTGGGTGGTGCTACTCGATCGGGGAAAGTTACAACTTCAAGGTTCTTTATCAGTTTTGCGTAACAAACCTGACGAAAATTTAAGATTTTTCTTACCTTAA
- a CDS encoding HlyD family secretion protein yields MVSEIDPAFGAVETDEFIPPIGSLTTLGGGMAIAIFSVGVSLAATLSYNVTVKAPANIRPTGELRVVQAATEGTITSINAQENQAVKKGEPIAEIDNSQLQTKKQQLQTNIQQSHLQLVQVTAQLNSLDRQIAAETNLMQRSVAATAAELMLQRREYQTKEIATIAEVQAAQAALGLAQEEKQRYLQLANTGAIAQLQVKEKEQAFKAARAKLKQAEASLNPSNATVIIANEQIAQAKARGLATIAALNKERENLIVSKIALQNQQQRDTKELQQIGLELRKTFILAPTDGTILKLELRNPGQVVGMGDAIAQIAPRNASLVVKARVAEPDISKVKPGQQVQMRVSACPYPDYGTLRGVVQAVAPDAIPAASTGLEAIAPSVYEVTIKPENKFVGTGDRVCRLQPGMEGAADIISRSETVLQFILRKARLVTDL; encoded by the coding sequence ATGGTGAGTGAAATCGATCCCGCATTCGGTGCCGTTGAAACTGATGAGTTTATCCCCCCAATCGGTTCTTTAACAACACTCGGCGGCGGGATGGCGATCGCTATTTTTAGTGTAGGAGTGTCTCTAGCTGCCACGCTCAGCTACAACGTCACAGTCAAAGCACCTGCAAATATCCGTCCGACAGGAGAACTGCGGGTTGTTCAGGCAGCAACAGAGGGAACGATTACAAGCATTAACGCGCAAGAAAATCAAGCTGTAAAAAAAGGTGAGCCAATTGCTGAGATCGACAATTCACAACTTCAAACTAAAAAACAACAATTGCAAACTAACATTCAGCAAAGCCACTTACAATTAGTACAAGTTACAGCTCAACTCAATTCCTTAGATCGTCAGATAGCTGCTGAGACAAACTTAATGCAGCGTTCTGTAGCTGCGACAGCAGCGGAACTGATGTTGCAACGTAGAGAATATCAAACTAAGGAAATTGCCACAATTGCAGAAGTACAAGCAGCTCAAGCCGCTCTAGGATTGGCACAGGAAGAGAAGCAAAGATATCTGCAACTAGCAAATACAGGCGCGATCGCGCAGTTACAAGTTAAGGAAAAAGAACAAGCTTTCAAAGCAGCTAGAGCCAAACTCAAACAAGCTGAAGCCAGCCTCAATCCTAGTAATGCCACGGTGATTATAGCTAACGAGCAGATCGCTCAAGCCAAAGCCAGGGGACTTGCAACGATAGCGGCATTAAACAAAGAGCGCGAAAATCTGATCGTCAGCAAAATTGCCCTGCAAAATCAACAACAGCGAGATACAAAAGAACTACAACAAATTGGCTTGGAACTGAGGAAGACATTTATTCTTGCCCCTACAGATGGCACAATTCTCAAGCTAGAACTGCGTAACCCAGGACAGGTGGTAGGTATGGGGGATGCGATCGCCCAAATTGCTCCCCGCAATGCTTCCTTAGTGGTAAAAGCTCGTGTTGCAGAACCAGATATTAGCAAAGTCAAACCCGGGCAACAAGTTCAAATGCGCGTTTCTGCCTGTCCTTATCCCGACTACGGCACTCTCAGGGGTGTCGTTCAAGCTGTTGCTCCAGATGCAATACCCGCAGCTAGCACGGGGTTAGAAGCGATCGCCCCATCTGTCTATGAAGTGACGATTAAGCCAGAAAACAAGTTTGTCGGTACAGGCGATCGCGTCTGTCGGTTGCAACCTGGGATGGAAGGTGCAGCCGATATTATTTCTCGCTCCGAAACCGTACTGCAATTCATTCTGCGAAAGGCAAGACTGGTGACGGATTTGTGA
- a CDS encoding CTB family bacteriocin, whose product MFFSKNQSSELFIDLSEEQQETVAGGKVYENNKQYYIKTETSDGGSTDSDSQKEKQDKPIRIEPIAWRSPLGIGEQLMFPKMMI is encoded by the coding sequence ATGTTCTTTTCCAAGAACCAATCCTCAGAATTATTTATAGACTTATCTGAGGAACAACAAGAAACTGTGGCTGGTGGTAAGGTGTACGAAAACAACAAGCAGTATTACATTAAAACCGAAACATCAGATGGAGGTAGTACAGACTCAGATTCTCAAAAAGAGAAACAAGATAAACCAATAAGAATAGAGCCGATCGCATGGCGATCTCCGTTAGGGATAGGGGAACAGTTGATGTTTCCAAAGATGATGATCTAG
- a CDS encoding SemiSWEET family sugar transporter, giving the protein MEDFNFITPLGLFAGVLTTIAYLPQLIKTWKTKSAHDLSWSMLIVLCTGIILWLVYGFYVHDIPIIAANIVTFIFAGMILMLKIRYKSDPSEEN; this is encoded by the coding sequence ATGGAAGATTTTAATTTCATCACCCCTCTGGGACTATTTGCAGGAGTCTTGACAACGATCGCATATTTACCCCAGTTGATCAAAACCTGGAAGACGAAATCAGCTCACGATCTTTCATGGAGTATGCTCATCGTTTTATGTACGGGAATAATTCTGTGGTTGGTTTACGGCTTCTACGTACACGATATTCCTATCATCGCCGCCAACATCGTAACATTTATCTTTGCTGGAATGATTTTAATGCTGAAGATTCGCTATAAATCAGATCCTAGCGAAGAGAATTAA
- a CDS encoding TMEM14 family protein: MNPGVVAAIAYGILAIIGGAIGYKQAQSKASLVSGTASGLLLILGGVARSLGQAWGLGLAAIVTVILVIIFTTRLIKTRKFMPAGLMTVVGVAALVVMLKNL; the protein is encoded by the coding sequence ATGAATCCAGGTGTGGTTGCGGCGATCGCCTATGGGATTTTAGCCATAATTGGCGGCGCGATCGGCTATAAGCAAGCTCAGAGTAAGGCTTCGCTGGTTTCTGGTACTGCTAGCGGCTTATTGCTGATTCTGGGAGGAGTTGCGCGATCGCTCGGTCAAGCCTGGGGTCTCGGTTTAGCTGCTATAGTTACAGTAATATTGGTGATTATTTTTACTACTCGTCTGATAAAAACACGCAAATTCATGCCAGCAGGATTAATGACTGTTGTAGGTGTAGCAGCATTGGTAGTTATGTTGAAAAATTTGTAG
- a CDS encoding metallophosphoesterase gives MHWLLTGSLSVEKLTVAIADLPASLVGTKIVQLSDLHYDGVKLSEEMLEQAIAATNEADPDLIVLTGDYVTDDPSPIHQLVLRLKHLQSRYGIYASLGNHDIHYPHSKAEVTKALTSVGICVLWNEIAYPFGKKLPLVGLADYWSREFDAKSVMKQLDPQIPRIVLSHNPDTAVPLKKWRVDLQLSGHTHGGQFALPGIGPAITWYQDLRRSLPKNMRRWMPFMQAECAKVVRHWEWAQGFHQVGENQMYVNRGLGTYAPGRFLCPPEVTVITLVSQSN, from the coding sequence ATGCACTGGCTATTGACTGGATCTTTGAGTGTAGAGAAACTGACGGTAGCGATCGCCGACTTACCTGCATCTTTGGTAGGGACGAAGATAGTGCAACTGTCCGATCTGCATTACGACGGTGTTAAACTCTCAGAAGAGATGTTAGAGCAGGCGATCGCTGCTACGAACGAAGCCGATCCCGATCTAATCGTTTTAACAGGCGATTACGTTACCGACGATCCTAGCCCCATCCATCAGTTAGTCTTGCGACTCAAGCACCTGCAAAGTCGCTATGGAATTTATGCTAGCCTGGGCAATCACGATATCCACTATCCCCATTCCAAAGCCGAAGTCACTAAAGCCTTGACAAGTGTGGGCATTTGTGTGCTGTGGAATGAAATTGCTTACCCATTTGGGAAAAAATTACCTCTAGTTGGACTGGCTGATTATTGGTCGCGGGAGTTCGATGCGAAATCGGTAATGAAACAGCTAGACCCGCAAATACCCCGAATTGTCTTATCTCACAATCCAGACACAGCCGTACCGTTGAAAAAATGGCGCGTCGATTTACAATTATCCGGTCATACTCATGGGGGTCAGTTTGCCTTACCTGGTATTGGTCCCGCGATTACCTGGTATCAAGATTTGCGCCGCAGTCTGCCTAAAAATATGCGGCGTTGGATGCCATTTATGCAAGCTGAGTGCGCTAAAGTCGTGCGTCACTGGGAATGGGCGCAGGGTTTTCACCAAGTTGGTGAGAACCAAATGTACGTCAATCGCGGCTTAGGAACTTATGCCCCAGGTCGATTTTTGTGTCCGCCAGAGGTGACGGTCATTACTCTGGTATCTCAATCTAACTAA
- a CDS encoding response regulator transcription factor produces the protein MSLLILVVDDDPAIRLLVSCSLKQWGYSAIAAENGKEAKKQIEESQPHLVITDISMPEMDGYELIEWIRQHPTFRLLPVMFLTARTDTEGRIRGYQVGGDAYLAKPFELNELYAVVRNLLERSQLISQLMQWEWRLRLQQQNIEQQQGKTSSTLHYPSSQEEPTVRVDTPCYNPYQVHQPERTTDTKTFDNFSFTKREQAVLQLLVKGLSNSQIGSSLYLSPRTVEKYVSNLLCKTGTNNRVELACFARERHLINS, from the coding sequence ATGTCATTATTAATCCTTGTCGTCGATGACGATCCGGCTATTCGACTGCTGGTTAGTTGTTCTTTGAAGCAGTGGGGATATTCAGCGATCGCAGCTGAGAATGGTAAAGAAGCAAAGAAGCAGATTGAGGAATCTCAACCACATCTCGTCATTACTGATATTAGTATGCCAGAGATGGATGGCTACGAGTTAATTGAGTGGATACGCCAGCATCCAACATTTCGACTCCTACCCGTAATGTTTTTGACAGCACGAACAGATACAGAAGGACGAATTCGCGGCTATCAGGTAGGGGGAGATGCATATTTAGCCAAGCCTTTTGAGTTGAATGAATTATATGCTGTGGTACGTAATTTACTAGAGCGATCGCAGTTAATATCCCAATTAATGCAGTGGGAATGGCGCTTAAGGCTTCAACAGCAAAATATAGAACAGCAACAAGGCAAAACATCTAGTACACTACACTATCCTTCAAGCCAAGAAGAACCAACTGTTCGAGTCGATACACCGTGCTATAATCCTTACCAGGTTCACCAACCGGAAAGGACAACTGATACTAAGACTTTCGATAACTTTTCCTTCACTAAAAGAGAGCAAGCAGTACTTCAACTTTTAGTCAAAGGTTTATCAAACTCTCAAATAGGTTCTAGCTTATACCTCAGTCCTCGAACAGTAGAAAAGTATGTTAGCAATTTACTGTGTAAAACTGGAACCAACAATAGAGTAGAACTCGCGTGCTTTGCTAGAGAACGCCATCTAATTAATAGTTGA
- a CDS encoding nucleotide-binding protein, which translates to MSSSLQPPYIQDFTHFEQHVARIFHRHGWTVVTPEQNQAGYDLVVSKSNIIAAVQVKWLKNNVAAPQILKFVDFLESQAACQFNYGIFITTKDYSGPARALIKSWGKDSRIRCGIASEHKITWVNGDDGTPPPQPPKQDKIYFGIFTCKGGVGKTTVAAHLAGAFALQGFNVALVDLDPEQNLHKLVGDGVYVPNSKGMGTTIEVYDARAWDENAARDCKIVICDCSPALERNPRELIEKFDYCIIPTTLNPLGINKHGIVIQDTVQKIRSINQAAHLFVLVNNFRDPGIRRFKILKESFLSVYKQISQHDEKFHCIDPEQVCIRTSDQLYYWGIHILENPNNPSSELAFQLIGGKCYPRDDFISLVDYIEREAGIGILRE; encoded by the coding sequence ATGTCCTCATCTCTGCAACCACCATACATACAGGATTTCACTCACTTCGAGCAGCACGTAGCCAGAATTTTTCACAGACACGGGTGGACGGTTGTTACTCCCGAACAAAACCAAGCAGGTTACGATTTAGTTGTCAGTAAAAGCAATATCATTGCAGCCGTCCAAGTCAAGTGGCTTAAAAATAACGTTGCCGCACCGCAAATTTTGAAGTTTGTTGACTTTCTTGAATCTCAAGCAGCTTGTCAGTTTAATTATGGTATTTTCATTACTACAAAAGATTATAGTGGACCAGCTCGCGCCCTAATTAAATCTTGGGGAAAAGATTCGAGAATTCGCTGTGGTATCGCTTCTGAACATAAAATTACTTGGGTGAACGGTGATGACGGTACACCACCACCCCAACCACCAAAACAAGACAAGATTTATTTTGGTATTTTCACTTGTAAGGGTGGAGTTGGAAAAACTACAGTTGCGGCGCACTTAGCGGGAGCATTTGCCTTACAAGGATTCAATGTCGCTTTGGTAGATTTAGATCCAGAACAAAACTTACACAAATTAGTAGGTGATGGGGTTTACGTTCCTAATAGTAAAGGTATGGGTACAACTATTGAAGTCTACGATGCAAGAGCTTGGGATGAAAACGCTGCCCGTGATTGCAAAATAGTTATATGCGATTGTTCTCCTGCTTTAGAACGCAACCCACGAGAACTGATTGAGAAATTTGATTATTGTATTATTCCTACAACTTTAAACCCTCTAGGTATTAACAAACATGGAATCGTGATTCAAGATACAGTACAAAAAATTAGAAGTATTAATCAAGCTGCTCATTTATTTGTTTTAGTGAATAACTTCAGAGATCCAGGAATTAGACGATTTAAAATTTTAAAAGAGTCATTCTTATCAGTCTATAAACAGATTAGCCAGCACGATGAAAAGTTTCATTGTATCGATCCAGAACAAGTTTGCATTCGTACTAGCGACCAACTATACTACTGGGGAATCCATATTTTAGAGAATCCTAACAATCCATCGAGTGAATTGGCATTTCAGCTGATTGGTGGCAAGTGCTATCCGCGAGATGATTTTATTAGCTTAGTCGATTACATAGAAAGAGAAGCAGGGATCGGAATTCTGCGAGAATAA
- a CDS encoding CTB family bacteriocin: MFDTDMQSGLFLDLSDEQQQLVAGGGSTGDALRDKLATYYKANNSITNLDVAQQSGPEGSTNLQKFQHDTLDISTAAYKDFFAKLG, encoded by the coding sequence ATGTTCGATACAGATATGCAATCTGGATTGTTTTTAGATTTATCCGACGAGCAACAACAATTAGTTGCAGGTGGTGGTTCTACAGGGGATGCACTGCGCGACAAACTTGCCACTTACTACAAAGCCAATAACAGTATAACCAACTTGGATGTAGCTCAACAGTCGGGTCCTGAAGGTAGTACAAATCTACAAAAATTCCAGCATGATACTCTCGATATTAGTACCGCAGCTTATAAGGATTTCTTTGCCAAATTAGGCTAA
- a CDS encoding CTB family bacteriocin, which yields MIANNIKSELFVELSEDQQQLVAGGGSSGDVLKDKLATHFKANETITNLEVAQESTPKGSTNLQSFKHDTMDVNTAAYKDFFAKLS from the coding sequence ATGATCGCTAATAATATCAAGTCCGAGTTATTTGTGGAATTGTCTGAAGATCAGCAGCAGTTGGTTGCAGGTGGTGGCAGCTCAGGCGATGTTTTGAAAGATAAGCTGGCGACTCATTTCAAAGCTAATGAAACCATAACAAACCTGGAAGTGGCTCAGGAATCGACTCCAAAGGGCAGTACGAATCTGCAAAGCTTCAAGCACGATACTATGGATGTTAATACCGCAGCTTATAAGGATTTCTTTGCCAAATTAAGCTAA
- a CDS encoding peptidylprolyl isomerase — protein MVVFMNPAPQSVDFFGLSIEFAEIVSYLRKNLQLKEVCQQILYHRIIERVARERGLTVEAEEIQAELERQRRDRDLEMDADLLTWLTDRLLDRENWEASIRDRLLAKKLNQRLFSLEVERFFNQHPNEFERVLLYQIVVSSAAEALEILYRLQEGQISFYEAAHFYDISEQRRLQCGYEGIVYRSQLQPDIAAIVFSGAVGQAIGPLQTETGYCLLLVEEYFSAQLTSERFQEILERLFQRWLALELSSMLQSHS, from the coding sequence GTGGTTGTATTTATGAATCCCGCACCTCAGTCCGTTGATTTTTTTGGTTTATCTATAGAATTTGCTGAAATCGTTAGTTATTTGCGAAAGAATTTGCAATTAAAGGAAGTCTGTCAGCAGATTTTATATCACCGAATCATTGAACGAGTGGCGCGGGAAAGAGGCTTAACAGTTGAAGCTGAGGAAATTCAAGCTGAGTTGGAACGCCAGCGTCGCGATCGCGATTTAGAAATGGATGCCGATCTGTTAACTTGGCTGACAGATCGGCTGCTCGATCGAGAAAATTGGGAGGCTAGTATTCGCGATCGCCTGTTAGCTAAAAAATTAAATCAACGTCTATTTTCTTTAGAAGTAGAACGATTCTTTAATCAACATCCAAATGAATTTGAACGAGTCTTACTTTATCAAATTGTCGTGTCCAGTGCAGCTGAAGCATTAGAGATTTTATATCGATTGCAAGAGGGACAAATTAGCTTTTATGAAGCCGCTCACTTTTACGATATTAGCGAACAACGGCGACTTCAATGCGGTTATGAGGGGATCGTCTATCGTTCTCAGTTACAACCAGATATAGCAGCGATCGTTTTTAGTGGTGCTGTGGGACAGGCGATCGGTCCTCTGCAAACTGAAACAGGTTATTGTTTGCTATTAGTAGAAGAGTATTTTTCAGCTCAGTTAACTTCGGAAAGATTTCAAGAAATTTTAGAACGGCTATTTCAGCGGTGGTTGGCGTTGGAGTTAAGTTCGATGCTGCAAAGTCATAGTTAA
- a CDS encoding dihydrolipoyl dehydrogenase family protein, translated as MAVEYDLVVIGGGSGGLVVAGVAAALKAKVALVEKHRLGGDCLWYGCVPSKSLIRASRVAYEVKHAGRFGIYCNDPQIDFAKAIAHVQNTITTIKPHDSPERFEGLGVEVIFGDGKFIDKKTFEVNNRRLKARSFVIATGSRPATLPIPGLKEAGFITNEEVFEITERPDTLAIIGGGPIGCELGQAFSRLGSKVTIIASRDRLLPKEDPEAVEVIHQQFKSEGINFLLNTKAEKIEVVDGKKYIWTGKEKIIADQILVAAGRAPNVESLNLDAAGVKVGKKGIQVNSKLQTSNPHIYACGDVLSGYQFTHVASYQANIVLKNALFLPIFKASDRVIPWATFTEPELARVGLTEQEAREKYGNDVRVVKQEYADVDRAQADGKTAGFAKIITKRNGQILGAHLVGAAAGELIHEIILAMSHNLKLSALSGIHIYPTLSEVNSKAAFAQTRQNYEQNHRLQQMLSSIFRVIRRFG; from the coding sequence ATGGCTGTGGAATACGATCTTGTGGTTATTGGTGGCGGTTCGGGTGGTTTGGTGGTGGCTGGTGTCGCCGCTGCACTTAAGGCGAAGGTGGCGCTAGTTGAAAAGCATCGCCTGGGTGGTGATTGTCTCTGGTATGGTTGCGTCCCCAGTAAGTCTTTGATTCGTGCTTCTCGCGTGGCTTATGAGGTGAAACATGCGGGAAGATTTGGGATCTACTGTAACGATCCGCAAATTGATTTTGCCAAAGCGATCGCCCACGTCCAAAATACAATTACTACCATCAAACCTCACGACTCGCCGGAAAGATTTGAGGGTTTGGGTGTAGAAGTCATTTTTGGTGATGGTAAGTTCATCGATAAAAAAACGTTTGAAGTTAATAACCGCCGCCTCAAAGCTAGAAGTTTTGTCATCGCTACAGGTTCTCGTCCCGCCACGCTACCAATCCCAGGACTCAAGGAAGCGGGATTTATTACTAATGAAGAAGTGTTTGAAATTACCGAACGTCCAGATACGCTAGCCATTATCGGCGGGGGGCCAATCGGTTGTGAGTTAGGACAAGCATTTTCCCGCTTAGGATCGAAAGTTACCATTATTGCTAGTCGCGATCGCCTCCTTCCCAAGGAAGATCCTGAAGCAGTTGAAGTTATTCACCAACAATTTAAATCTGAAGGTATTAATTTTCTCCTCAATACTAAAGCAGAAAAAATCGAAGTTGTAGATGGTAAAAAATATATTTGGACAGGGAAAGAAAAGATTATCGCCGATCAAATTTTAGTTGCAGCCGGACGAGCGCCAAATGTAGAATCTTTGAACTTAGATGCAGCAGGTGTAAAAGTAGGTAAAAAGGGAATTCAAGTCAATTCTAAACTGCAAACTTCCAATCCCCATATCTACGCTTGTGGCGATGTTTTGAGCGGTTATCAATTCACCCACGTTGCTAGTTATCAAGCAAATATCGTTCTCAAAAATGCTTTGTTTTTACCAATATTTAAAGCAAGCGATCGCGTCATTCCTTGGGCAACATTTACCGAGCCAGAATTAGCAAGGGTGGGATTGACGGAACAAGAAGCTAGGGAAAAATATGGTAACGATGTTCGCGTTGTTAAACAAGAATATGCAGATGTAGATCGCGCCCAAGCTGACGGAAAGACAGCCGGATTTGCTAAGATTATTACCAAACGTAACGGGCAAATACTCGGCGCTCATTTAGTTGGTGCAGCGGCGGGCGAACTTATCCATGAGATTATATTAGCAATGTCGCATAATCTAAAGCTATCTGCTCTGAGTGGAATTCACATCTATCCCACCTTATCAGAAGTGAATAGTAAGGCAGCTTTTGCTCAAACTCGCCAAAATTACGAACAAAACCACAGATTGCAGCAGATGTTATCTAGTATATTTCGCGTCATCCGTCGCTTCGGCTAA